Part of the Rhizoctonia solani chromosome 2, complete sequence genome is shown below.
CCGGCTATACATTACGCTCATCGTATCGACGCCCTCGCCTGGCCCGGACACCACCATGGTCACCAATCCCAACAGCAGAGAGAACGAGGAGTAAGTCGTCATTATGGCCGGTAGTGCCATGACAAATGCAGTTGGCCGAACTGCCGGGTGTTTCTCTGAAACAAGGATGCCCCGAGCGAGGCGAGTGATCCCTTCGTCGGATGATCCGCCAGCAGCGATAGTCATGTAGGTGATCAAAATGACGCCTTCGAGAGATAGGCCGAATGCAATACTGTAAAAGGCTGTAACCAGCCAATATATATGGGTTCGACCGTTTGTTGCTTCGATGGCAAGTGCCGCTGCGCTTGTAGCAGTGATAACTGACATCTAAATTCGAATAAGCTATATGCTCTACACGAGTGGGATACGATTGATAGCGGAATGAAAGGTGTTACCCACTGCAATGTTGAGTCTATCCCATTCTTCCTGAAATTTCGGTCACGCATTAATAGGGGTGAATGTAGCCATAATTTTGAGGACACTCATTACCTGTTGCTTTTGTCGCATGGTTTTTAGCGAGGAGCCTGGGTTGTTTGCTCTGGCAAAAGGGTCTCCTCTGTCGGAGAACGATGCCTCCAGACTCCAAGGCTCGTGTTTGAGACAAACTAAGTCTTCGAACAGGCGAAGACGCTCTTTGTACTTGGCCGGAAACCCTAGTGCAAATAGACAGAATAGGATCCATAGGATAGGGAGAAGAATTCGACAAAACCGTGCTTCTTAGAACTATCACGAGGGGTCATAGTTGCTAAGATGCGAAGGGGATGGATATGAAGTAGCAAGGGAGTGAATAAATTCTAGGATTTGTACTTGGGGAATTGGCGCCAGCATGGAGATGTGTTCTCTCCTCATGGCTTTAGCCTGGCCTGCAATTTCGCTTTGGGATGCGCGATCAAGCGTCTATCGTCCATGAGTTTTCGTGGCTCCGATGAGGCAGCCTGGCTTTCGAGAGACGCGACAATGCAACGAGATCGTTCTGATTTGGTACCAGTAGATCTTGGCTAAAGGGATCACTTATAGGATGGTGATCATTCACTATTTGGTCCACACCAACCTATCATAGACTGGTAGCCGCTGGTGAACGTGGTTGACGGAAAGCAAAATACAATGTTACATACACTCCGCGTCACTCGGGAATTTCGTTGGTTATGAATTGCTTTTTCTGAAGGTTTATCAAGATCACCATGCACGTATTGCTCATGGGACGTACGATGAGCTTTCTTTTCACGTCGGCTGATGCGAGTCCACGACCAGTGCTTCGCAGAATAGCCCAATTGCTTTCCTGCACGGCTGATAAGAACACATGTTGTTCGAGGATAGGTGGAGGCGACGCGTTGCACATTTTCATGCCGTGACGCACGTATGAGTGCTTCATTTATGTGTCGGGGTGATCGGCGATGTGCAGTGAGAGCTGGTTGGACAGCGAGACGCGAGTCAGGGCCATCGTTACAAATCATATCCCTACGAGCACTAAATTAGGCAACTACGCACAAGAGTCAACCTATGCGTTTTGATCCGGGAAAAGAGCCGCTTGGTAATTAACATTGTGTCGATAATGAACATACAGCTACTATAAGACCATGATATTGCCGGAGCTGATGGGGCTACCCTCCACATTACCGGTTCGGCCACGGCTTTGGGCGATACTCCGAGGTAGTAGGGATCGCGGTGTTTGCTGATGAAGTATGCGTACGCAAAGACTAGGATTTGGTGGTGCCTAGTCATGGGAAGTGTATTGTATATATGGCCACAAACATTCGACGAGTTCCGAAACCAGTCAACGTAAACCTCCAGCAACGTCGCTAGCTACAACCATGCCTTACTCTCAGTCTACACACAACCCCCCAGTTGCCTCTTTCCTTTCCATGCTTAGCTCAAGCCGAATGCACGCTGACAATTTTCTTATCCCATTCTACTCGAAAATGGAAATGCCTATTGCCGATTTATCCGGTAAACTCGTTATCATTACCGGCTCCAATTCTGGGATTGGTCTGGAGACCGCTCGTGCATTCGCGGGAATGGGCGCTCGAGTTATTCTAGCATGCCGTAATGAGGCAAGGGTAGAAGAGGCAAAGAAGCAGATTATCCAAAGTACTGGTAACCTGAAGGTCGAGGTCGAGCTTCTTGATTGCGGAAGCTTCGCGAGCGTCCGTGCGTTCTTAAGCAGGTGGCAGAAGAGGGACTAAAACGGGTAGATATTCTCGTAAATAACGCTGGTGATTAGCTTCCATAACTCTATGAGACTTTTACCTATACTTACTGGCGGTACCAATTCATAGGAGGGAACACAGCAGCGCTAACTCTCACGGAAGATGGCTACGAGCAAACCTACCAAACCAATCACCTATCCCACGTTCTTCTCACCCACAGCCTACTCAACGCAGGATGCATTGCTCCCAATGGACGCATCATATCTGTCTCTTCCGTTGGATATTACTCGAGCGATCCACTTAATAAAAACAACATCGATAATCATGACATCCTGACCAAGTTTGACAACAAGACGGGGACCAAGCTACCACTAGCTGACATGATGCAGCTGTATTTCCGGTCCAAGGCAGCACAGGCTGTATGGTCCATGGCGTTGCAGCGTCGACTTTCGGAGATTGAGGGATGGAAAGGCATTACGGTACATTCATGCCACCCAGGTGAGTCGTGGTTCTAATAATGTGTGCCAATCTTACCAACGTGGCTCTGACAGGTACGGTCAAAACCGCGATATGGTCCCAACCTAACGGTGCTGGAGCAATGACCGACATGGCCTCGAGTTTGTTTAAGCTTGCGGCGAGAACACTGGGCATATCGAGCGAGGAAGGGGCTGTGACCAGTGTATGGCTAGCAGTTGCACCTGAACCGGCCAGTCCTGGGATGGAAGGTCTGTTTTGGGATCGTATGCAGTGGAAATGGGTCAAGCCTTGGAGTCTCGATGTCACCCTCCAGGATGGGTTGTGGGATGTCTGGTGCAAAGAAACGGGTGCACCGCTTTATTGAGTGTACAATATAATCATTTTCTTACAATTCAGTTTGCCGTCAGCATTTGAGTTCGTGGTGAGAGGTGGACCAAAACGTGCGGAGGATCCCATGCGATACTTAGCCGAGAGGGGAGGCTCGTGGTCACGTTATATCTTTCGGGATGGCGTACTAAACGCGAGGCATTTTCACGATCTCGTACTTTTCAGCACCCACATGAAATTTCTGACGAAACAGAGCCGCAGTCTTAGGCAGCCTCACCGATACCTCCAGGCCATCTTGGGAAGCCTTAGGGTCTTTCACTCGTATGGTCTCAAGGACTGATATTGGACACACAGTACGAGCAATTATTTACATATATATCAACATACGAGCAGACCAGACCGGAGTATAGGCTCAATGCACTATTTGGGTTGGTTTCACGAGAAGTTATTTGGCTGGCGCACGCGACTGCCAGACAATTCAAAGTTTTCTCAATATTTTTGGTATATAATGTTTACACTCTACTACACGAGGAGAATAGGTCCGAGGTGGATCAATACCAACACTGTAGCGCCGAGAATtgttggctgccaagcacgGAACCAATAAAAGCGTCGAGGCTGGTAAACTGGTGGTAATATCCCAGCGAGTAATAACTTTGTCTTTGCCGATACCAAGAGCCAAGAGATGACTGGACCTAACTTTGATAGAAAATCTTAAATGCTCTATAAGCGCTATGGCGCTAGTTTGTGAACCATGTGTCTCGGATTTTAAATTACCCGGCTAGTTGCATAAATGCGTGGGCACTCTGTAGGCTGGGCCAGGCTCGTGGCATGCATTATGAACCTCAAGATTGCGGGTCTTCTAAATACCAAAAGCAACACTTTATATGCGGTGTGTTGGCAAAACCCGACCGGTATTTCCGTGGATCCGCATCCCAGCTCATCTCTGTGTTCTATTGAGCTGCAGATGATTGACAAAATCTCTACTTCGTGCAGATCCCTCGTACCTTTGAGACT
Proteins encoded:
- a CDS encoding short chain dehydrogenase → MPYSQSTHNPPVASFLSMLSSSRMHADNFLIPFYSKMEMPIADLSGKLVIITGSNSGIGLETARAFAGMGARVILACRNEARVEEAKKQIIQSTGNLKVEVELLDCGSFASVHILVNNAGGNTAALTLTEDGYEQTYQTNHLSHVLLTHSLLNAGCIAPNGRIISVSSVGYYSSDPLNKNNIDNHDILTKFDNKTGTKLPLADMMQLYFRSKAAQAVWSMALQRRLSEIEGWKGITVHSCHPGTVKTAIWSQPNGAGAMTDMASSLFKLAARTLGISSEEGAVTSVWLAVAPEPASPGMEGLFWDRMQWKWVKPWSLDVTLQDGLWDVWCKETGAPLY